From the Bacillota bacterium genome, one window contains:
- the ilvC gene encoding ketol-acid reductoisomerase → MYTMKIYYDQDADLKFLEGKTVAVIGYGSQGHAQALNLRDSGVNVIVAEAPGSGNWKKAAEAGFRVMTAAEAAAQADVVQILIPDDKQPAVFRTDIAPHLKPGNAIAFSHGFNIHYGQIVPPPEVDVFMVAPKSPGHLLRRMYEQGAGVPALVAVAQDYTGQAMQLALAYARGIGSTRAGVIETTFKEETETDLFGEQAVLCGGVTELVRAGFDTLVEAGYQPEIAYFECLNELKLIVDLMYEGGISWMRYSISDTAEYGDLTRGKRIITQETRAEMKRILEEIQNGSFAREWILENMTGRPVFNALAKKEANHLIEVVGKKLREMMPWLKK, encoded by the coding sequence AAATTTATTACGATCAGGACGCAGATCTGAAGTTTCTCGAGGGGAAAACCGTTGCCGTGATCGGCTACGGGAGCCAGGGCCATGCCCAGGCCCTCAACCTGAGGGACAGCGGGGTAAACGTGATTGTGGCCGAGGCTCCGGGGAGCGGGAACTGGAAAAAAGCAGCCGAGGCCGGCTTTCGGGTAATGACCGCGGCTGAGGCTGCCGCCCAGGCCGACGTTGTTCAGATTTTGATTCCCGATGATAAGCAGCCGGCCGTTTTCCGGACCGACATTGCCCCTCACTTGAAGCCGGGCAACGCAATTGCCTTTTCACACGGTTTCAACATCCACTACGGCCAGATCGTTCCGCCCCCCGAGGTTGATGTGTTTATGGTGGCGCCAAAAAGCCCGGGACACCTCCTGCGGCGGATGTACGAGCAGGGGGCCGGGGTTCCTGCCCTTGTGGCGGTAGCTCAGGATTATACGGGGCAGGCAATGCAGCTCGCGCTGGCGTATGCCAGGGGAATCGGTTCGACCCGGGCCGGGGTTATCGAGACCACCTTTAAAGAGGAAACGGAAACCGATCTCTTTGGTGAGCAGGCCGTGCTCTGCGGCGGGGTTACCGAACTCGTCCGGGCCGGTTTCGATACGCTGGTGGAGGCCGGGTACCAGCCGGAAATTGCCTATTTCGAGTGCCTGAACGAACTGAAGCTGATCGTGGACTTGATGTACGAGGGCGGGATCAGCTGGATGCGCTATTCCATCAGCGATACCGCCGAGTACGGCGATCTGACGCGGGGGAAGCGGATCATTACGCAGGAAACGCGCGCCGAAATGAAGCGCATCCTCGAGGAAATCCAGAACGGGAGTTTTGCGCGGGAATGGATTCTGGAGAACATGACAGGGCGGCCCGTCTTCAATGCGCTGGCAAAGAAGGAAGCAAACCACCTGATTGAAGTCGTGGGCAAGAAACTCCGGGAAATGATGCCTTGGCTGAAGAAGTAG